A DNA window from Mucilaginibacter xinganensis contains the following coding sequences:
- a CDS encoding ABC transporter permease — protein MIGNYFKIAFRSFRQHKLFTVINVIGLSIGISASLVIYLIVHYDLTFDKFHENGERIYRVVTNYTFNGSPNYNSGVTGPLALGVKNEVTGIEESAPFKTFGGQVLIPNGAKATIKFKGENGCIYADQSYFNLFKYKWLAGSAQNSLNNAHQVVLSLDQAKKYFPKLAIEQVLGKEIIYEDTIKTTVTGIIEGFKENTDFTFHDFVSLATLKLNKDSNPDQQDWGSTSSNSQLFIKLAKGTSVQHIEKQLNALLKKHHPPKPENKGTTQAFMLQPLADMHFNDRYYNYDIPIVSRDSLYGLITIAAFLLLLGCINFINLTTAQGSQRAKEIGIRKTLGSTRSQLIGQYLSETFLITVFAIMLAAAMIPVILKVFAGFMPSGLKVDFIHQPHISVFLILLAIVVSLLSGFYPAIVLSAYKPVQVLKNQAVGGKSKTRNAWMRKALTVTQFMIAQFFIMATIMVSKQIYYALHKDLGFKKEAIIYINTPWNDKNPGNKMVFLDKVRSIPQVELTALGGDIPSSNGWNSRNVTYRDGKKEIKSELQTKSGDENYIKVYKIKLLAGRNIQLSDSATGILINQTYTQFLGFKTPQQALGKFIDFNEKQKMQVVGVIGDFHQGSLHAPIKPMSIYPDYKWNFNTLHIALKPQTDNGNDWKKGIASIQKAWNEVYPGIDFESTFFDETIAKLYDAEQKFSTLLAWATGLCIFISCLGLLGLAIYTSNQRTKEIGVRKVLGASVTQIVALLSTELVWLILLAFVLITPVAWYAINQWMRNFADRTTISWWIFALSGAGMLLAAVFTSSFQTVKAAIANPVKSLRSE, from the coding sequence ATGATTGGAAATTATTTTAAGATCGCTTTCCGAAGCTTCAGGCAGCATAAATTATTTACGGTAATTAATGTGATTGGTTTATCAATAGGGATAAGCGCATCGCTGGTGATATACCTAATCGTACATTATGATTTGACTTTTGATAAATTCCATGAAAATGGCGAAAGGATTTACCGTGTTGTAACTAATTATACCTTTAACGGATCGCCAAATTACAATAGCGGTGTTACGGGGCCGCTGGCTCTGGGTGTAAAAAACGAGGTTACGGGCATTGAGGAATCTGCACCGTTTAAAACTTTCGGCGGGCAGGTTTTAATTCCAAACGGTGCAAAGGCTACGATAAAATTTAAAGGCGAGAATGGTTGTATTTATGCCGACCAATCTTACTTTAATTTATTTAAATACAAATGGCTGGCCGGGTCGGCACAAAATTCGTTAAACAACGCCCACCAGGTTGTTCTTTCCCTTGACCAGGCTAAAAAATATTTTCCTAAACTCGCAATTGAACAAGTATTGGGTAAAGAGATTATTTATGAAGATACCATTAAAACTACCGTTACCGGGATTATAGAAGGCTTTAAGGAAAATACGGATTTTACCTTTCATGATTTTGTATCGCTTGCTACACTTAAACTGAATAAGGACTCGAATCCGGATCAGCAGGATTGGGGAAGTACATCATCAAACTCACAGCTTTTTATAAAGCTTGCTAAAGGCACCTCTGTGCAACATATTGAAAAACAATTAAATGCGCTTTTAAAAAAACATCACCCGCCAAAACCGGAAAATAAAGGAACGACCCAGGCTTTTATGTTACAACCACTTGCTGACATGCATTTTAATGATCGGTATTACAATTATGATATACCGATAGTAAGTAGGGACAGTTTATATGGTTTAATTACAATAGCGGCCTTTTTGTTATTATTGGGGTGCATTAATTTTATTAACCTTACTACAGCACAAGGGTCACAAAGGGCAAAAGAAATTGGTATCCGGAAAACTCTGGGCAGCACCCGCAGCCAGTTAATTGGCCAATACCTTAGCGAAACATTTTTAATCACAGTGTTTGCTATAATGCTAGCTGCGGCAATGATACCTGTTATATTAAAGGTTTTTGCCGGTTTTATGCCCTCCGGACTAAAAGTGGATTTTATCCACCAGCCGCATATTAGTGTGTTTTTAATTTTGCTGGCTATAGTTGTTAGCCTTCTGTCCGGCTTTTATCCGGCGATCGTTTTGTCAGCATATAAACCAGTACAGGTACTGAAAAATCAGGCTGTGGGTGGCAAAAGTAAAACACGTAATGCTTGGATGCGCAAAGCATTAACAGTGACGCAGTTTATGATAGCCCAGTTTTTTATAATGGCAACCATAATGGTGAGCAAACAGATCTACTACGCTCTTCATAAAGACCTCGGGTTTAAAAAGGAGGCTATAATTTATATTAATACCCCATGGAATGACAAGAATCCAGGAAATAAAATGGTGTTTTTAGATAAGGTTCGTAGTATTCCGCAGGTTGAGCTGACAGCCCTTGGAGGGGATATACCATCATCAAATGGATGGAATTCAAGGAACGTTACCTATAGGGACGGAAAAAAGGAAATAAAAAGCGAGTTACAAACAAAATCAGGTGACGAAAATTATATTAAGGTTTATAAAATTAAATTGCTTGCTGGCAGAAATATCCAATTGAGTGATTCTGCTACCGGGATACTAATCAATCAAACCTACACGCAGTTTTTAGGGTTTAAAACACCGCAACAGGCCCTGGGGAAATTTATTGATTTCAACGAGAAACAAAAAATGCAGGTCGTTGGTGTTATCGGCGATTTTCACCAGGGCTCGTTGCATGCACCAATTAAACCGATGTCTATATATCCTGATTATAAGTGGAATTTCAACACGTTACATATCGCCTTAAAACCGCAGACAGATAATGGTAATGACTGGAAAAAAGGCATAGCTAGCATCCAAAAGGCCTGGAATGAAGTTTACCCTGGAATTGATTTTGAATCGACCTTTTTTGACGAAACTATAGCAAAGCTTTATGATGCAGAGCAGAAATTCTCAACCCTGCTGGCTTGGGCTACGGGTTTGTGTATTTTTATAAGCTGCCTTGGTTTGCTGGGTTTAGCCATATACACCTCCAATCAGCGCACAAAAGAAATAGGTGTACGTAAGGTACTTGGAGCTTCAGTAACTCAAATTGTAGCCTTGTTGTCAACTGAATTGGTATGGCTTATCCTATTGGCCTTTGTTTTAATCACTCCGGTAGCGTGGTATGCCATAAACCAATGGATGCGAAATTTTGCTGACCGCACTACGATAAGCTGGTGGATTTTTGCCTTAAGCGGCGCCGGAATGCTGCTTGCAGCCGTATTTACTTCAAGCTTTCAAACGGTTAAGGCAGCCATTGCAAACCCGGTTAAAAGCCTGCGTTCCGAGTAA
- a CDS encoding ABC transporter permease, which translates to MIKNYFKIAFRGFRKHKLFTFINIIGLSIGISACLVIYLIVYYDLTFDKFHKDSDRIYRVVTNYSFSGEVGYNSGVCGPLAGAVKAQVPGVDVVAPFYTLSQVNVFVDGIGNVPTRFKNQENIILASQQYFEIFNYKWLAGASKTALNDPKQVVLTSEQAKKYFPALSYNQMIGKVVTYDTIKTSVTGIVESLKDHSDLYFREFISYGTANVVKDLKDQLQLTAWGSTNSASQLFLKLSGKTPAARIEKQLNDLLGKNTKKEKGNTQDFHLQPLNDLHFNTNYGSFDSGHVANKTTLYGLLVIALFLLILGCINFVNLTTAQASQRSKEIGIRKTMGSSREQLIFQFLSETFLITLTAVLISVGMAPFILKAFSAFISPDITSASLLQANIIVFLLGLTLIVSFLSGFYPAILLSSYKPVLVLKNQAQTGKSQTRNAWLRKSLTVTQFVIAQFFIMATLLVSKQIYYALHKDLGFKKDAIVIIHAPWKNKQLSRNLVFFDKLRSIPQVTMLSVGSDAPSSNSTMSTEMLYKDGKKEIKTDVQEKYGDENYLKLYQIKLLAGRNIQKSDTANAFLINQTYAKVLGFKNPSDAIGKMLKYNDKEWQIVGVMADFYQRSLHAPIKPLAFLVNTAIYRNNTFHIALKPQTKDRNDWKKAIASMERSWKQIYPDDDFEYHFFDENIAKFYESEQHTSTLLNWATGLSIFISCLGLLGLAIYTTTQRTKEIGVRKVLGASVAQIVTLLSSELIWLILLAFVLVTPVAWYAMNKWMEGFADRTTISWWIFALSGAGMLLAAVFTSSFQTVKAAIANPVKSLRSE; encoded by the coding sequence ATGATAAAAAACTATTTCAAAATTGCTTTCCGGGGATTCAGGAAACACAAATTGTTTACATTTATAAACATCATTGGCTTGTCTATAGGTATCAGCGCCTGCCTGGTTATTTACCTCATCGTTTATTATGATCTCACTTTTGACAAATTTCACAAAGATAGCGACAGGATCTACCGCGTTGTAACTAACTATTCGTTCTCTGGTGAAGTTGGTTACAATAGCGGTGTGTGCGGGCCGTTGGCCGGTGCTGTAAAGGCCCAGGTGCCCGGTGTTGACGTGGTAGCGCCGTTTTATACACTATCGCAGGTTAATGTATTTGTTGATGGGATAGGTAACGTACCAACCCGCTTCAAAAACCAGGAGAATATCATCCTTGCCAGCCAGCAATATTTTGAAATATTTAATTATAAATGGTTAGCAGGAGCTTCAAAGACAGCATTAAATGACCCTAAGCAGGTTGTACTTACTTCTGAGCAGGCAAAAAAATATTTTCCCGCCCTGTCATATAATCAGATGATAGGCAAAGTAGTAACCTATGATACAATCAAAACATCTGTAACAGGTATTGTAGAATCTTTAAAAGATCACAGCGATCTTTATTTTAGAGAATTCATATCATACGGTACAGCTAACGTGGTGAAGGACCTGAAGGACCAGTTGCAATTAACGGCATGGGGAAGTACTAATTCCGCCTCTCAGCTTTTTTTAAAGCTATCCGGCAAAACTCCGGCCGCCCGCATTGAAAAGCAGTTGAATGACCTGCTTGGCAAAAACACTAAAAAGGAAAAAGGTAATACCCAGGATTTTCATTTGCAGCCTTTAAATGACCTGCACTTTAACACAAATTACGGCAGTTTTGATTCGGGGCATGTGGCTAACAAAACCACACTTTACGGTTTATTGGTGATTGCATTGTTTTTGCTTATCCTGGGCTGTATAAACTTTGTGAACTTAACAACTGCACAGGCATCACAGCGGTCTAAAGAAATAGGCATAAGAAAAACGATGGGCAGCAGCCGGGAACAACTCATCTTCCAATTTTTGAGCGAAACATTTTTAATAACGCTAACAGCCGTTTTAATTTCCGTTGGAATGGCCCCATTTATATTAAAGGCATTTTCGGCGTTCATATCACCCGATATCACATCAGCATCATTGCTCCAGGCTAATATCATTGTATTTTTGCTCGGCCTAACCCTTATAGTAAGCTTTTTATCGGGCTTTTACCCCGCAATTTTGCTGTCGTCATACAAACCTGTGCTTGTGCTTAAAAATCAGGCGCAAACCGGTAAAAGCCAAACACGCAATGCATGGCTCAGAAAATCATTAACGGTAACGCAGTTTGTTATAGCTCAATTTTTTATAATGGCTACCTTACTGGTAAGCAAGCAAATTTATTACGCGCTCCATAAAGATCTTGGTTTTAAAAAGGATGCCATCGTAATTATACATGCACCCTGGAAAAACAAACAACTTAGCCGGAATTTAGTATTTTTTGATAAACTGCGGTCCATACCACAGGTAACTATGCTGAGTGTTGGATCTGATGCTCCCTCATCAAATAGCACAATGTCTACCGAAATGCTTTATAAGGATGGAAAAAAAGAAATTAAGACAGATGTTCAGGAGAAATATGGCGATGAAAATTACCTTAAGTTATATCAAATAAAACTACTGGCCGGCCGGAACATACAAAAAAGCGATACAGCTAACGCATTCCTCATTAATCAAACCTATGCTAAAGTACTTGGCTTTAAAAACCCCTCAGATGCGATAGGAAAGATGCTGAAATACAATGACAAAGAATGGCAAATTGTTGGTGTAATGGCTGATTTTTATCAACGATCATTACATGCACCAATTAAGCCACTGGCTTTTCTTGTAAACACAGCAATCTACCGTAACAATACATTCCATATTGCTTTGAAACCGCAAACAAAAGACAGAAATGACTGGAAAAAAGCGATTGCAAGTATGGAGCGCTCTTGGAAACAGATCTACCCTGATGACGATTTTGAATATCATTTTTTTGATGAAAATATTGCCAAATTTTATGAAAGTGAGCAGCATACTTCAACGCTTTTAAACTGGGCTACAGGTTTATCTATTTTTATAAGCTGTCTTGGCTTATTAGGCCTTGCCATTTATACTACAACGCAGCGCACAAAAGAAATTGGCGTACGTAAAGTGCTCGGCGCTTCAGTAGCCCAAATTGTGACATTGCTATCCTCTGAACTGATATGGCTGATTCTGCTGGCGTTTGTTTTGGTTACACCGGTAGCCTGGTACGCCATGAATAAATGGATGGAAGGTTTTGCTGACCGTACTACGATAAGCTGGTGGATTTTTGCCTTAAGCGGCGCCGGAATGCTGCTTGCAGCCGTATTTACTTCAAGCTTTCAAACGGTTAAAGCAGCTATTGCAAACCCGGTTAAAAGCTTAAGGAGTGAGTAA
- a CDS encoding ABC transporter permease, translated as MIKNYFKTAWRNITRNKVYAAINILGLSLGICACLVIYLITSFELSYDTFHPDGDRIYRITGSIKHAEDQKRDLATIMGPMPTAMRSELSGFESVTTFFNYFAKVSIPNGKELKKFDAPRQGEDHSDLIVAEPQYFDLFKYHWLAGKAATALNEPFKVVISESASHKYFGNETPDNVMGREIIYNDSLRLTVSGIVKDWSGNTDFKFKEFISFATIKSSFLKNDIDVTNWGFWDYNTQGFVKLAKGVTLAQVEKQFPAFVKSHVKTGPGSKASLSLQPLADIHFNSAYDDAYSRQAHLPTLYALMGIAVFILIIAAINFINLSTAQSLRRAKEVGVRKVLGSSKSNLTVQFLTETLLITTVAVIVALLITGPVISSLQSIIPQGVALNLYNPATSIFLLLITIITALLAGFYPARILSSYLPVLSLKGQGSTTLNQKSYLRKVLIVFQFTVSLVFIIGTLVIGNQIHYVLNTDLGFKKDAIITMHTAYSNPIDQVGVFAEKVKQIPGVQLVSQHHQTPAAKGHMGTYISYAANKAKIDASFDMSDENYVPLFGLNLVAGRNLLHADTIKEFLVNETCAKALGFTKPLDAIGKIVEIGMNNGKAPIVGVIRDFHSQSLHDPITPFFIASLKKGERTVSIKLTTRGKQADDFKNTIAKVKKAWDEVYPNDKFEYAFFDQTIAKLYEKEQKTARLMNIAMSIAILISCMGLFGLATFTAQQRFKEIGIRKILGASAARIVSMLSKDFLILVVIAIFIASPVAYYFMHLWLQDFAYRVNISWWIFLLSGVSAILIALATISFQSIKAALANPVKSLRSE; from the coding sequence ATGATAAAAAACTACTTCAAAACCGCGTGGCGGAACATTACCCGTAACAAGGTATATGCCGCTATTAACATACTGGGCCTTTCGCTTGGAATTTGCGCCTGCCTGGTTATTTATCTTATAACCAGCTTTGAGCTAAGCTATGATACTTTTCATCCCGATGGTGACCGGATTTACAGGATAACAGGGAGTATTAAACATGCCGAAGATCAAAAGCGCGACCTGGCCACAATTATGGGCCCGATGCCCACGGCAATGCGAAGTGAACTTAGCGGATTTGAAAGTGTCACTACTTTTTTTAATTATTTCGCAAAGGTTAGCATCCCCAACGGTAAAGAACTGAAAAAGTTTGATGCCCCAAGGCAGGGAGAAGATCACTCGGACCTGATTGTGGCCGAGCCACAGTATTTCGACCTGTTTAAATATCATTGGCTGGCGGGCAAAGCGGCGACAGCTTTAAATGAACCCTTTAAAGTTGTGATATCTGAAAGCGCATCACATAAATATTTTGGTAATGAGACTCCTGATAATGTTATGGGCCGTGAAATTATTTATAATGATTCGTTAAGGCTTACTGTATCAGGAATTGTAAAGGATTGGAGCGGGAATACCGATTTTAAGTTTAAGGAATTCATTTCGTTTGCCACAATTAAAAGCAGTTTTCTGAAAAACGACATCGATGTTACCAATTGGGGCTTTTGGGATTATAACACCCAGGGCTTTGTAAAGCTGGCAAAGGGAGTTACACTGGCACAGGTAGAAAAACAGTTTCCGGCGTTTGTGAAAAGCCATGTTAAAACAGGCCCGGGTAGTAAAGCTTCATTGTCATTACAGCCCCTTGCCGATATTCACTTTAACTCAGCTTATGATGATGCCTATTCGCGGCAGGCACATCTGCCTACACTTTATGCGCTAATGGGGATTGCTGTATTTATTTTAATTATCGCGGCCATTAATTTTATTAACCTTTCAACCGCACAATCATTGCGCAGGGCTAAAGAGGTTGGCGTACGTAAGGTATTGGGGAGCAGTAAATCAAACTTAACCGTTCAGTTTTTAACCGAAACGCTTTTAATAACCACGGTTGCGGTTATTGTTGCGCTGCTTATTACGGGTCCGGTTATCTCATCTTTGCAATCTATTATACCACAGGGCGTGGCTTTAAACTTATACAACCCGGCAACAAGTATATTTTTATTGCTGATAACAATAATTACCGCATTGCTTGCAGGCTTTTACCCGGCCAGGATCTTATCATCTTATTTACCTGTATTAAGTTTAAAAGGGCAGGGGTCAACAACGCTGAACCAAAAAAGTTACCTGCGTAAAGTTCTTATCGTATTTCAATTTACCGTATCGCTGGTATTTATAATAGGTACGCTGGTTATTGGCAATCAGATCCATTATGTACTAAATACTGACCTTGGTTTTAAAAAGGATGCCATTATTACCATGCATACCGCTTATAGCAATCCAATTGACCAGGTTGGTGTTTTTGCCGAAAAAGTTAAACAGATCCCCGGAGTACAATTAGTTAGCCAGCACCATCAAACCCCGGCGGCTAAAGGACACATGGGTACTTATATAAGTTATGCAGCTAACAAAGCTAAAATAGATGCATCTTTTGACATGAGTGATGAAAATTATGTGCCTTTATTCGGACTTAATTTGGTTGCGGGGCGAAATCTTCTGCACGCTGATACAATAAAAGAATTCCTGGTAAATGAAACCTGTGCCAAAGCATTAGGCTTTACAAAACCATTGGATGCTATTGGGAAAATTGTTGAGATAGGAATGAACAATGGAAAAGCACCTATTGTAGGTGTGATAAGAGATTTTCATTCACAATCATTACATGACCCGATTACTCCATTTTTTATAGCGTCATTAAAAAAGGGTGAACGCACCGTCAGCATAAAATTAACCACACGGGGCAAGCAAGCTGATGATTTTAAAAATACCATAGCAAAGGTTAAGAAGGCATGGGATGAAGTTTATCCTAATGATAAGTTTGAGTACGCATTTTTTGATCAAACAATTGCCAAACTATATGAAAAGGAGCAAAAAACAGCCCGCCTGATGAATATAGCTATGTCTATCGCTATACTTATTTCATGCATGGGGCTTTTTGGCCTGGCAACATTTACTGCACAGCAGCGCTTTAAAGAAATCGGTATCCGCAAAATTTTAGGTGCAAGCGCTGCGCGTATTGTATCAATGCTAAGCAAAGATTTTTTAATACTGGTTGTCATAGCCATATTCATAGCATCGCCTGTAGCTTATTATTTTATGCATTTATGGTTGCAGGATTTTGCCTACCGGGTAAATATCAGCTGGTGGATCTTCCTGTTATCAGGGGTATCGGCAATACTGATAGCGCTGGCAACCATTAGTTTTCAGTCGATAAAGGCTGCGCTGGCAAACCCGGTGAAGAGTCTGAGAAGTGAATAG